Genomic DNA from Bosea sp. (in: a-proteobacteria):
ATGAAGGCCGCTCCGAGGAGGTTGTCGGCCGCGCCATCAAGGCTGACCGCGACCGCTGGGTTGTGGCCACCAAGGCGGCCAACGCGATGGGCGAGGGGCCGAACGAGAAAGGCCTCTCGCGCAAATGGCTGATGCAGGCTGCGGATGCGAGCCTGAAGCGCCTCGGCGCCGACTACATCGACATCCTCTACATCCACAAGGAAGATCACGGCACCCCGCTGGATGAGACCGTTCGGGCGCTGGGCGATCTGGTGCGCGCGGGCAAGATCCGCTATTTCGGCGTCTCCAATCACCGCTCCTGGCGCGTGGCGGAGATCTGCAATCTCTGCGACCGGATGGGGCTGGACCGGCCCGTGGTCAGCCAGCCATATTACAACGCGTTCAACCGCATGCCGGAAGTCGAGCACCTGCCGGCCTGCGGATTTTATGGCCTCGGCGTCGTGCCCTATTCGCCGCTGGCGCGCGGCATCCTCACCGGGAAATACCTGCCGGGGCAAGACGCGCCAGAGGGCACGCGCGTGGCCCGCGGCGACAAGCGCGTGCTGCAGACCGAATGGCGGCCTGAATCGCTGCGCCTCGCCCAGAAGGTCAAGGCCAGGGCTGAAAAGCGCGGCATGAGCGCAGGCCAGTTCGCGTTTCTGTGGGTGCTCGCCAACCCGTTCGTGAGTTCGGTGATCGCCGGCCCGCGCACCATGGAGCAGTGGAGCGACTATCTCGGCGCCTTCGCCCATGCCTGGAACCCGGCGGACGAGGCCTTCATCGATGGCCTCGTCGCGCCTGGCCATCCCTCGACGCCGGGCTACAGCGATCCGGCCTATCCGCTGGAGGGGCGGCCCGTGGCCGGCTGACCGGCAGATGTCATTGCCGTCGCGATCTGTCCTTGAAGGGCTGATTCCGGGCGCATGCGCATTCCCGTGGCCATGTCCGTGGCGACGCTCATCCTCGTCAATCTGGTGCCGCTGGCCGACGGCCGCTTCCTGTTCCGGTTCGCGAATGTCATGATTGGCGCGGCCAATCTGCTGCGCAAGGGCGTGCGGCTGCGCGGCGCGAGGCGATGGTCTGCATGCCCTTCTTCACGGTGCTCTGTTTCGGCTTCTGCGCGGTGCAGGGCCTTGCGCTGCTCGTGCTGCTGGTGATGCTCAGGACGCTCATCGACGCAAGCGCCCACCTGAATGAGCGGCTCAAACCGGGGCCAGCCGCCACGGCGCAGGGCTGTCGGCTTGGGCTGATGGTTCCCGCGCGCTCAGGGGTGGAGCGGATCAGCTTGTCGGGTTGTTCGG
This window encodes:
- a CDS encoding aldo/keto reductase, with amino-acid sequence MQTRKLGRSGLQVSPITLGTMMFGGATDEAASVRIIASARDAGVNFIDTADAYNEGRSEEVVGRAIKADRDRWVVATKAANAMGEGPNEKGLSRKWLMQAADASLKRLGADYIDILYIHKEDHGTPLDETVRALGDLVRAGKIRYFGVSNHRSWRVAEICNLCDRMGLDRPVVSQPYYNAFNRMPEVEHLPACGFYGLGVVPYSPLARGILTGKYLPGQDAPEGTRVARGDKRVLQTEWRPESLRLAQKVKARAEKRGMSAGQFAFLWVLANPFVSSVIAGPRTMEQWSDYLGAFAHAWNPADEAFIDGLVAPGHPSTPGYSDPAYPLEGRPVAG